From Candidatus Pedobacter colombiensis, one genomic window encodes:
- a CDS encoding Gfo/Idh/MocA family oxidoreductase, which yields MNKLKVAIAGYGIVGKRRHHYIDQHPNLEVVAVCDQNYDHDFVDGNVHCYTNYHKLLETKDLDILFVCLPNNIAAEVTIAGLERGLHVFCEKPPGRTVEDIRNVIAVESKYPKLKLKYGFNHRYHDSVREALRILKTKELGEIINLRGVYGKSRIIPFSGGWRSERELAGGGILLDQGIHMLDLMRLFCGEFSEVKSFISNDYWKHDVEDNAYALLKSKHCVAMLNSSATQWQHKFALEISLSKGYIELHGILSGSKSYGEEKIVLGYRDEDSDNGQMECRTIKFLQDNSWRDEIFEFTTAILEDKPIESGTSNDALETMKLVYSIYFSDTEWSNKYNILNPNI from the coding sequence ATGAATAAATTAAAAGTTGCAATCGCTGGTTACGGGATTGTAGGTAAAAGACGACACCATTATATAGATCAGCATCCTAATCTGGAGGTTGTGGCCGTTTGTGACCAAAACTATGACCATGACTTCGTCGATGGAAATGTTCATTGTTATACAAACTATCATAAATTATTAGAAACAAAAGATTTAGATATTTTATTTGTTTGTTTACCCAACAATATAGCAGCGGAAGTAACAATTGCTGGATTAGAACGGGGGTTACATGTTTTTTGTGAAAAACCTCCTGGTAGGACCGTTGAAGATATTCGAAATGTTATTGCTGTAGAATCTAAATATCCTAAACTAAAATTAAAGTATGGTTTCAACCATCGTTATCATGACTCTGTAAGAGAGGCTTTACGTATCTTAAAAACTAAAGAGTTAGGGGAAATTATAAATCTTAGGGGGGTATATGGAAAAAGTAGAATCATACCCTTTTCAGGTGGCTGGAGATCTGAAAGAGAATTAGCTGGTGGTGGGATTTTGTTAGATCAGGGTATCCATATGCTAGATTTAATGCGGCTTTTTTGTGGCGAGTTTAGCGAAGTCAAAAGCTTTATTTCAAATGATTACTGGAAACATGATGTGGAGGATAATGCTTATGCATTGTTAAAAAGTAAGCATTGCGTTGCAATGTTGAATTCTTCTGCTACGCAATGGCAACATAAATTTGCATTAGAGATCTCGTTGTCGAAAGGCTATATCGAATTGCATGGGATTTTATCCGGCTCAAAAAGCTATGGTGAAGAAAAAATAGTTTTAGGCTATCGTGATGAAGACTCGGACAATGGCCAGATGGAATGTAGAACTATTAAGTTTTTACAGGATAATTCCTGGAGAGATGAGATATTCGAATTTACTACCGCAATCCTCGAAGACAAACCAATAGAATCTGGTACTAGTAATGATGCATTGGAAACGATGAAGCTGGTATATAGTATCTATTTCAGTGATACCGAATGGAGTAATAAGTATAATATTTTAAATCCCAATATATAA
- a CDS encoding SIS domain-containing protein encodes MNNLDKLYTDSGFQTEAFINGYTNYLITLLQQLDTKRIAECIEQLEEARQNSNTIFVIGNGGSAATASHIGNDFGLAVLKKTTNPNNKSYRALALTDNISVISAIGNDSSYDDIFLDQLKVHYRKGDKLIVISASGNSPNLVKAAQWFKEKGGIVMGWLGFDGGKLSEIAQIPLVVTTPKGEYAPVEDIHLIINHIIVTWMQFHIMKEDGTI; translated from the coding sequence ATGAACAATTTAGACAAACTTTATACGGACAGCGGCTTTCAAACAGAGGCGTTTATTAATGGGTACACTAATTATTTAATCACCCTATTACAACAATTAGATACTAAACGGATTGCTGAATGCATCGAGCAACTTGAAGAAGCCAGACAAAATTCAAATACAATTTTTGTAATTGGTAATGGTGGATCGGCGGCAACAGCATCTCATATCGGAAATGATTTTGGACTTGCTGTGCTTAAAAAAACTACAAATCCAAACAACAAATCTTACAGAGCTTTAGCATTAACGGATAATATTTCGGTAATTTCTGCTATAGGAAATGATAGTTCTTACGATGATATATTTCTTGATCAACTTAAAGTACATTACAGAAAGGGTGATAAATTAATAGTGATTTCAGCAAGTGGAAACTCTCCTAATTTAGTTAAAGCGGCTCAATGGTTTAAAGAAAAAGGCGGAATTGTAATGGGCTGGTTAGGGTTTGATGGTGGTAAATTAAGTGAAATCGCACAAATTCCGCTGGTAGTGACTACGCCTAAGGGGGAATATGCACCTGTTGAAGATATTCATTTGATTATCAATCATATTATCGTTACCTGGATGCAATTCCATATCATGAAGGAAGATGGAACAATATGA
- a CDS encoding SDR family oxidoreductase: MNLNFEDKIILVTGATRGIGKQIADDLHKLGGTLIITGTHEEQIEALNKTALEAGERKHYFCVDLRSDISIDNFLLNLKKFPKIDILVNNAGLNKHNSVEDIITEEWNDMMAVNVTAPFKLIRDISPRMINNAYGRIINIASIFSKIGKERRTCYTTTKFGINGLTLAVANDLSRYNILVNTVSPGFIMTDMTRANLSPEEIEQLASQIPAKRMGKVEDISNVVAFLASDLNSYITGQNIIVDGGFVNV; this comes from the coding sequence ATGAACTTAAATTTTGAAGATAAAATAATTCTGGTTACTGGAGCTACCAGGGGCATCGGCAAGCAAATTGCAGATGATCTTCATAAGCTTGGAGGAACCTTGATTATTACAGGGACCCACGAAGAGCAAATAGAAGCTTTGAATAAAACAGCCCTGGAGGCTGGAGAGAGAAAGCATTATTTTTGTGTGGATTTAAGGTCGGACATAAGCATCGATAATTTCCTTTTGAACCTGAAAAAATTTCCTAAAATTGATATTTTAGTTAATAACGCAGGACTTAATAAACATAATAGTGTTGAGGATATTATTACCGAAGAATGGAATGATATGATGGCTGTGAATGTAACGGCTCCTTTTAAGCTTATCAGAGATATTAGTCCGCGAATGATTAATAATGCCTATGGCAGAATTATTAATATTGCTTCTATATTTAGTAAAATTGGTAAAGAAAGAAGAACTTGCTACACCACAACTAAATTTGGTATAAACGGATTAACTTTAGCTGTAGCCAATGATCTATCCAGGTATAATATACTCGTAAATACTGTGTCACCAGGCTTTATTATGACTGATATGACACGCGCTAATCTAAGTCCGGAAGAAATTGAACAGCTTGCATCGCAGATTCCCGCTAAAAGAATGGGTAAGGTGGAAGATATATCCAATGTGGTGGCATTTTTAGCAAGTGACCTGAATTCATATATTACTGGGCAAAATATTATAGTTGATGGAGGATTTGTTAATGTCTGA
- a CDS encoding cyclase family protein translates to MEIIGLSYFLNKDTPVYGGRKDVIEIKQVTSINNGDTANNLQISFPNHAGTHIDFPYHFSNDGKKCEDYDPSFWIFKRIGFIKCSVDKIEEAIVNLPGEIELLILKTGFGSKREFEEYWEQQPVIKAGFADLFRCRFSNLRAFGFDMISLTSKLDRAEGKEAHIQFLIENDILIIEDMKLDGLDECPDMVIVSPLLISGADGVPCNVVALFNAN, encoded by the coding sequence ATGGAAATAATTGGCCTTTCATATTTCCTTAACAAGGATACACCAGTATATGGTGGACGAAAAGATGTTATTGAAATTAAACAAGTAACGAGTATAAATAATGGAGATACTGCTAATAACTTGCAAATTTCATTTCCAAATCACGCTGGAACACATATAGATTTTCCATATCATTTTTCCAATGATGGTAAGAAATGTGAAGATTATGATCCTTCTTTTTGGATTTTTAAGCGTATCGGTTTTATTAAATGTTCGGTAGACAAAATTGAAGAGGCTATTGTTAACTTACCTGGCGAAATTGAGCTTTTGATTTTAAAAACAGGATTTGGCTCAAAAAGAGAGTTCGAAGAATATTGGGAGCAACAGCCTGTTATTAAGGCCGGGTTTGCTGATCTGTTTAGATGCAGATTTTCAAATCTTAGGGCATTTGGTTTTGATATGATTTCTTTAACCAGCAAGTTGGATAGGGCTGAGGGAAAAGAAGCGCATATCCAGTTTCTGATTGAGAATGATATACTCATTATTGAAGATATGAAATTAGATGGTTTAGATGAATGTCCTGATATGGTGATTGTTTCCCCTTTACTGATCAGTGGGGCAGATGGTGTGCCTTGTAATGTTGTTGCTTTATTTAATGCTAATTAA
- a CDS encoding FAD-binding oxidoreductase: MVIKTAKDEIQQYLRDQANLVGDCDKVIIVENSFEVSEILVEANLLNIPVTVCGNHTSLTGASLPSTGWVISTEKLNRIIEINVEERYVDLEPGVTLKDLQLALKEHNLFFPPDPTEDSCFVGGMISTNASGARSFKYGAVREFVTQLEITLPQGQTIVLKRGNSIDGRQFTLDINHNEAIDFKIPESYILPEVKNNVGYYLKENMDPLDLFIGAEGTLGIITRLRLKLAAIPVHCISLVVFFDDFDLSFDFLDKVREMSRSEAIGYEVKIAARVIEFYDQQALKLLRTKFLDIPEEAKAAYWIEQECNNGQEYNELLDLWEAFLSNFISKLENIWLGADESDRLKIVGMRHYLPIIINDLIASRGIRKLGTDIAIPDSEFKNFYKMAIRQVEAEEIEYVAFGHFGNSHLHLNMLPSNPSQMVESKKIYDYLCLEAIKREGTFSAEHGTGKLKKKYLIYMFGDPNVQFMKSVKRHFDPNGILGKDNLFEN; encoded by the coding sequence ATGGTAATTAAGACGGCAAAGGATGAGATCCAGCAATATCTTAGAGACCAGGCAAATTTGGTTGGAGATTGTGATAAAGTGATAATAGTTGAAAATAGCTTTGAGGTTTCTGAAATACTTGTTGAAGCAAATCTCTTAAATATTCCGGTTACGGTTTGTGGTAATCATACCAGCTTAACCGGAGCGTCGCTACCATCAACAGGATGGGTAATTTCTACAGAAAAACTCAATCGGATAATTGAAATTAATGTAGAAGAACGCTACGTTGATTTGGAACCGGGGGTTACATTAAAGGACCTGCAACTAGCATTAAAAGAACATAATTTATTTTTTCCTCCGGACCCGACAGAGGATTCTTGTTTTGTTGGAGGTATGATAAGTACAAATGCTTCAGGCGCCCGATCGTTTAAGTACGGGGCTGTAAGGGAATTTGTAACGCAACTGGAAATAACTCTTCCTCAGGGACAAACAATCGTATTAAAAAGAGGAAATTCCATCGATGGAAGGCAGTTTACGCTTGATATCAATCATAATGAAGCTATTGATTTTAAAATCCCCGAATCTTATATCCTACCTGAAGTAAAAAATAACGTGGGGTATTATTTAAAAGAGAACATGGACCCATTGGATTTATTTATTGGGGCTGAGGGAACCTTGGGGATAATAACAAGATTAAGATTAAAGTTGGCTGCAATACCTGTCCACTGCATTTCACTCGTTGTGTTTTTCGATGACTTTGACTTAAGCTTTGATTTTTTAGATAAAGTAAGAGAAATGTCGAGAAGTGAAGCAATTGGATATGAGGTTAAAATTGCTGCGCGTGTAATCGAATTTTATGATCAACAGGCTTTAAAGTTATTAAGGACAAAGTTCCTTGATATTCCGGAAGAGGCTAAGGCGGCCTATTGGATCGAACAAGAGTGTAATAATGGGCAAGAGTACAATGAATTATTAGATTTATGGGAGGCATTTTTAAGTAACTTCATCAGTAAATTGGAGAATATATGGCTTGGTGCGGATGAAAGTGACAGACTTAAGATTGTAGGTATGAGGCATTATTTACCAATAATTATTAATGATTTGATCGCTTCAAGGGGAATTCGAAAACTAGGTACAGATATTGCTATTCCAGACAGTGAATTTAAGAATTTTTATAAAATGGCAATAAGACAAGTCGAAGCTGAAGAAATTGAATATGTCGCATTTGGCCATTTTGGCAATTCCCATTTACATCTGAATATGCTGCCGTCTAACCCATCGCAAATGGTCGAGAGCAAAAAAATATATGATTACCTGTGTTTGGAGGCAATTAAGAGAGAGGGAACATTTTCAGCCGAGCATGGAACGGGTAAATTAAAAAAGAAATATTTAATCTATATGTTTGGCGATCCAAATGTTCAATTTATGAAATCTGTGAAAAGACATTTTGACCCGAATGGTATTTTAGGAAAAGACAATTTATTTGAAAATTAG
- a CDS encoding class I SAM-dependent methyltransferase, whose amino-acid sequence MKVTEEEIRPEKIFAEYLELTNKDVVTYFSNVPTSEIVCPACGGTGKIWATKSGFSYRECNDCISIYVSPRPARDAFDAYYTDSPSTKYWATTFYKVTEAARREKLWKPKAQMVKDIIEKNQVSSKINTVIDIGGGYGVFDEELKKIMNINAIVIEPSMHLAQICRDKGLVVIEKFMEDILPNELPDGRKCFVSFELFEHLYDPEVFLKNVLEGMQKDDLFIFTTLSGMGLDIQILGEHAKAISPPHHLNFLNPKSVSKLLEKVGFNVLEAKTPGKLDVDILKNNTQFIKDNFWQNYFKYATQDEQDEMQLFIANAGLSSHMMITCKKP is encoded by the coding sequence ATGAAAGTAACAGAAGAAGAAATCAGGCCGGAAAAGATCTTTGCCGAGTATTTGGAATTAACAAATAAGGACGTTGTTACTTATTTTTCAAATGTCCCGACAAGTGAAATTGTATGTCCCGCTTGTGGCGGTACCGGTAAGATCTGGGCAACAAAGTCTGGTTTTTCTTACCGAGAATGTAATGATTGCATTTCTATTTATGTTAGCCCTAGGCCGGCCAGGGATGCTTTTGATGCATATTATACTGATTCCCCATCTACTAAATACTGGGCTACAACTTTTTATAAGGTTACTGAGGCTGCAAGAAGGGAGAAATTGTGGAAACCAAAGGCCCAGATGGTTAAGGATATAATTGAAAAGAACCAGGTTAGTTCAAAAATCAATACGGTAATAGATATTGGTGGTGGTTACGGTGTATTTGATGAGGAACTAAAGAAAATAATGAATATTAACGCCATTGTTATTGAGCCTTCTATGCATTTAGCTCAAATTTGTAGGGACAAAGGATTAGTAGTTATAGAAAAATTCATGGAAGATATCTTGCCAAACGAACTGCCAGATGGTAGAAAGTGTTTTGTGAGTTTCGAACTTTTTGAGCATCTGTATGATCCCGAGGTTTTTTTAAAAAATGTATTGGAAGGGATGCAAAAAGATGATTTATTTATTTTTACTACATTGAGTGGAATGGGGCTTGATATTCAGATTTTGGGTGAACATGCTAAAGCCATTTCTCCTCCTCATCATTTAAATTTTCTTAATCCCAAGTCTGTTTCTAAACTATTAGAGAAAGTTGGTTTTAACGTACTTGAAGCGAAAACACCAGGTAAACTTGATGTAGATATTTTGAAGAATAATACTCAGTTTATAAAAGATAATTTTTGGCAGAATTATTTTAAGTATGCCACACAAGATGAACAGGATGAAATGCAGTTGTTCATTGCAAACGCAGGCCTAAGTTCGCATATGATGATTACCTGTAAAAAGCCATAA
- a CDS encoding sulfotransferase, with protein MKFVDISGFGHSGKSVVTDLLKEFKGYNVPHYNFEFNLLRLQGGLIDLQHALIDNWSPIRSDSAIRRFEKLIRRIGPSANIRKPHTLFYANGMNYDAAFNGMFTEISQQYLERIVNYKYISEWPYKLIDDPPLKQFVARLQTKLKFKSQHLTEISVTSLNKVQFILETQNYLSSLFDAIKNPGDTAVVMHNAFEPYNPVSAMNFFSNSKLIVVQRDPRDIYASVTNNHGGYVPKFETSKHWKLKQSMLVVNDLDRFCEQQLVCYNHVVAGSDINILRLRFEDIVLNYESVLEKIYAFLGETKEVHNNKGRFFKPELSMKNIGLWKSSNNMDGIAHIEKVLGEQCYYE; from the coding sequence ATGAAATTTGTTGATATTTCTGGTTTTGGACATTCTGGAAAAAGCGTTGTAACAGATCTCTTAAAGGAGTTTAAAGGGTACAATGTACCCCATTATAACTTTGAGTTTAATTTATTACGATTGCAGGGAGGACTTATTGATTTGCAACATGCGTTAATAGATAATTGGTCACCCATAAGATCGGATTCAGCCATCAGAAGATTTGAGAAATTAATAAGGAGGATTGGGCCAAGTGCAAACATAAGAAAACCCCACACTCTTTTTTATGCTAATGGTATGAATTATGATGCGGCCTTCAATGGTATGTTTACCGAAATAAGTCAACAATATTTAGAAAGAATTGTTAATTACAAATATATAAGTGAGTGGCCCTATAAATTGATAGATGATCCACCCTTAAAACAGTTTGTGGCCCGATTGCAAACTAAGCTTAAATTTAAATCACAGCATCTAACTGAAATTAGCGTTACCTCACTTAATAAAGTGCAATTTATTTTAGAGACACAAAATTATTTGTCGTCTTTGTTTGATGCGATTAAAAACCCAGGAGATACTGCGGTGGTAATGCATAATGCATTTGAACCCTACAATCCAGTTTCGGCAATGAATTTTTTTTCAAATTCTAAATTAATTGTAGTTCAGCGAGACCCCAGGGATATTTATGCAAGTGTGACAAATAATCATGGTGGGTATGTTCCAAAATTTGAAACTTCGAAACATTGGAAACTAAAGCAGAGTATGCTTGTCGTTAATGACCTGGATCGTTTTTGTGAACAACAACTGGTTTGTTACAATCATGTTGTTGCTGGAAGTGACATTAATATTTTACGGTTAAGATTTGAAGATATCGTATTAAATTATGAGTCTGTTCTAGAAAAAATATATGCTTTTTTAGGGGAAACAAAAGAAGTACATAATAATAAAGGCCGGTTTTTTAAACCGGAACTTTCCATGAAGAATATAGGTCTCTGGAAAAGTAGTAATAATATGGATGGCATTGCTCATATTGAAAAAGTGTTAGGCGAGCAATGCTATTATGAATGA
- a CDS encoding Gfo/Idh/MocA family oxidoreductase, with protein MIKIALIGYGYWGPNLLRNFSNLNNCEVKMVADSRIERLQLISKSHPNVECVTDAHDVLTSPGIDAVIIATPVFTHYAIAKKALENGKHVLIEKPMTASVSEAQELIDLAARWNLLIMVDHTFLYTGAVRKLKDLVTSQGLGKIKYLDSTRINLGLFQPDINVLWDLAPHDISILNFLIDEKPISVNATGVTHTNNGIENIAYLTLNYSSGFIAHFNCSWSSPVKVRLMLIGGDEKMVVYNDLEPTEKIKIYDTGYEHKTDEDKNRIMVDYRSGDIFVPKLSTTEALQNMALDFVAAIEKNGTPISNFNIGLDVVKILEASDKSLKNGGKEILI; from the coding sequence ATGATTAAAATAGCGCTGATCGGTTATGGCTACTGGGGACCGAATCTTTTAAGGAATTTTTCAAATCTGAATAATTGTGAAGTAAAAATGGTAGCTGACTCAAGAATTGAGCGGTTACAATTAATAAGTAAATCGCATCCAAATGTCGAGTGCGTAACGGATGCACACGATGTGCTAACCAGCCCAGGGATAGATGCGGTTATTATTGCTACACCTGTTTTTACCCATTATGCCATTGCTAAAAAGGCATTGGAAAATGGCAAACATGTACTTATTGAGAAACCAATGACGGCTTCTGTATCTGAAGCGCAGGAACTGATAGATCTTGCAGCTAGGTGGAATTTACTAATAATGGTAGATCATACATTTCTTTATACTGGAGCAGTGCGTAAGTTGAAAGATTTGGTTACTTCGCAGGGCTTAGGTAAAATTAAATATTTAGATTCTACAAGAATCAACCTGGGCTTATTTCAACCAGATATAAATGTACTATGGGACCTTGCTCCTCATGATATATCTATCCTTAATTTTTTAATAGATGAAAAACCGATTAGTGTAAATGCAACAGGTGTTACGCATACAAATAATGGAATTGAGAATATTGCTTATCTGACGTTAAATTATTCATCTGGATTTATTGCACATTTTAATTGCTCTTGGTCATCTCCCGTTAAGGTAAGGCTTATGCTTATTGGAGGAGATGAAAAAATGGTTGTTTATAATGACTTAGAGCCAACTGAAAAAATCAAAATCTATGATACTGGTTACGAACATAAAACAGATGAAGATAAAAACCGAATTATGGTAGACTATCGATCAGGAGATATTTTTGTTCCTAAGTTAAGTACAACTGAAGCACTTCAAAACATGGCCCTTGACTTTGTTGCTGCGATAGAAAAGAACGGTACGCCTATATCAAATTTTAATATTGGTCTTGATGTAGTGAAGATTCTTGAAGCATCTGATAAATCTCTTAAAAACGGCGGCAAGGAAATATTAATCTAA
- a CDS encoding acyltransferase, translating into MENLTLNNDKQSLNNVKVGKDVKIFNFVNAYGCSIADGTKVGAFVEIQKGASIGKNCKISSHSFICEGVHIEDNCFIGHGVMFTNDLFPRATNSDGTPQSETDWNLIETFVKKGASIGSNATILCGITIGENSLVGAGAVVVRDVPANSVVAGNPAKIIKEI; encoded by the coding sequence ATGGAAAACTTAACCCTGAATAACGATAAACAGAGTTTAAATAATGTCAAAGTTGGAAAAGATGTTAAAATTTTCAATTTTGTTAATGCATACGGATGTAGCATTGCTGATGGGACAAAGGTTGGAGCCTTCGTGGAAATCCAAAAAGGAGCTTCTATTGGAAAAAATTGTAAGATTTCTAGTCATAGTTTTATCTGTGAAGGCGTGCATATAGAAGATAATTGCTTTATAGGACATGGTGTGATGTTTACAAATGACCTATTTCCACGAGCAACAAATTCAGATGGAACACCACAATCCGAAACGGATTGGAATTTAATAGAAACATTTGTAAAAAAGGGGGCATCAATAGGTAGTAATGCTACTATACTATGTGGAATCACGATAGGCGAAAATTCACTGGTCGGAGCTGGCGCCGTTGTAGTTCGTGATGTACCAGCTAACTCTGTTGTAGCTGGAAATCCCGCTAAAATTATTAAAGAAATTTAG
- a CDS encoding DegT/DnrJ/EryC1/StrS family aminotransferase, whose translation MKRIPCLDLQGQHQKIKSEIFEAFEKVYAKTAFSGGPFVQEFEDLFATYIGAEYAIGVSNGTTALQLAMLTLNIGPGDEVIMPANTFIATAWGASHVGATPVFVDCDADTWEIDASKIEEAITSKTKAVIGVHLYGQPFDIDAVKAICDKHNIFLVEDAAQAQGAWYKGKTVGTFGDIACYSFYPGKNLGACGEAGGITTNNQAYKTHLHSLRNHGCSVRYYHDEIGYNFRMGGLEGASLSVKLKYLDEWNNRRREVATKYQQGINNPKIKMQLKPEWADGVYHIFVVTTENKDKFVKHLDVNGIDAAFHYPVPCHLQKAYSNLDYKEGDFPNSEYLASHCVSLPMFAELTDEDVLKVIEVVNSYNG comes from the coding sequence ATGAAAAGAATCCCTTGTCTTGATCTTCAAGGTCAACATCAAAAAATAAAAAGTGAAATCTTTGAAGCATTTGAAAAAGTTTATGCTAAAACGGCATTTTCTGGAGGACCATTTGTTCAGGAATTTGAAGATTTATTTGCTACTTATATCGGTGCGGAATATGCTATAGGAGTGAGTAATGGCACTACTGCATTGCAGTTGGCTATGTTAACACTAAATATTGGACCTGGTGATGAGGTCATTATGCCGGCTAATACTTTTATTGCAACTGCATGGGGGGCATCACATGTTGGGGCAACTCCTGTCTTTGTTGATTGTGATGCGGATACCTGGGAAATTGATGCCAGCAAGATAGAAGAAGCAATTACGTCGAAAACTAAAGCGGTAATTGGTGTACACCTGTATGGACAGCCTTTTGATATTGACGCGGTAAAAGCAATCTGTGATAAACATAATATTTTTTTAGTTGAAGATGCAGCCCAGGCTCAGGGAGCCTGGTACAAAGGAAAAACTGTAGGAACTTTTGGGGATATAGCCTGCTACAGCTTTTATCCGGGAAAAAATTTAGGAGCATGTGGAGAGGCTGGAGGTATTACTACTAATAACCAGGCTTACAAAACACATTTACACTCACTAAGAAATCATGGCTGTTCAGTGCGGTATTATCATGATGAAATAGGATATAATTTTAGAATGGGAGGACTTGAAGGTGCTTCCTTGTCTGTAAAGTTAAAATACCTTGACGAGTGGAATAATAGAAGAAGGGAAGTCGCCACAAAATATCAACAAGGTATTAATAACCCTAAAATAAAAATGCAGTTGAAGCCCGAATGGGCTGATGGCGTTTACCATATTTTTGTTGTCACGACAGAAAATAAAGATAAATTTGTTAAGCATTTAGATGTTAATGGTATTGATGCGGCTTTCCATTATCCTGTTCCTTGTCATCTGCAAAAAGCTTACAGCAATTTGGACTACAAGGAGGGTGATTTTCCTAATTCAGAGTATTTAGCAAGTCACTGCGTCTCGCTTCCGATGTTTGCAGAACTAACAGATGAAGATGTTTTAAAGGTGATAGAAGTTGTAAATAGTTATAATGGATAA